The following proteins come from a genomic window of Phycodurus eques isolate BA_2022a chromosome 9, UOR_Pequ_1.1, whole genome shotgun sequence:
- the ppid gene encoding peptidyl-prolyl cis-trans isomerase D, with protein sequence MSHPVPTNKPSNSENPRVFLDVDIGSARAGRIVLELFVDVTPKTAENFRALCTGEKGVGKSTGKPLHFKGCPFHRIIKKFMIQGGDFSNQNGTGGESIYGEKFEDENFHYKHDQVGLLSMANAGPNTNGSQFFITTVPTPHLDGKHVVFGQVLKGMGVVKMLDAVDTNDDAPVKPCVIADCGEHKDGDSWGVAPSDVTGDAHHDFPEDSDVDFKDVDKVMSVAEDIKKIGNNLFKSQDWNGAVNKYSKALRYLEVCGEVLEDDEGEESAVQKKLEPAVLSCYLNTAACKLKLQLWQETVDSCNEALALDKGNTKALFRRAQAWQGLKEYNQAMTDLKSAQGIAPEDKAISNEMKRVQLQVQQEKEREKKIYAKMFA encoded by the exons ATGTCTCACCCGGTGCCCACCAACAAGCCGTCCAACTCTGAAAACCCTCGCGTTTTCCTCGATGTCGACATCGGCAGCGCAAGAG CCGGCCGAATTGTTCTGGAGCTTTTCGTCGACGTCACTCCCAAGACTGCGGAAAACTTCCGAGCCCTCTGCACGGGAGAGAAAGGCGTGGGGAAATCCACTGGGAAACCTCTGCACTTCAAAGGATGCCCCTTCCACAGAA TTATCAAGAAGTTCATGATTCAGGGAGGGGACTTTTCCAACCAGAACGGCACCGGCGGCGAGAGCATCTACGGGGAGAAGTTTGAGGATGAAAACTTCCACTACAAG CACGACCAAGTGGGCCTGCTGAGCATGGCCAACGCGGGGCCCAACACCAACGGCTCGCAGTTCTTCATCACCACGGTGCCCACGCCGCACCTGGACGGCAAGCACGTGGTCTTCGGACAGGTGCTGAAGGGGATGGGCGTGGTCAAAATGCTGGACGCCGTTGACACCAACGACGACGCTCCCGTGaag CCTTGCGTGATTGCCGACTGCGGCGAGCACAAGGACGGCGACAGCTGGGGCGTCGCCCCGAGCGACGTCACGGGAGACGCCCATCACGACTTTCCAGAGGACTCTGATGTTGACTTTAAAGAT GTGGACAAAGTTATGTCTGTGGCCGAGGACATTAAGAAGATTGGAAACAACCTTTTTAAGAGTCAAGACTGGAATGGCGCCGTCAACAAATACAGCAAAGCTCTTAG GTATTTGGAAGTATGCGGCGAAGTGTTGGAGGACGACGAGGGCGAGGAGTCTGCGGTGCAAAAAAAGCTGGAGCCAGCCGTGCTCAGTTGCTACCTCAACACGGCCGCCTGCAAGCTGAAGCTGCAGCTGTGGCAGGAGACCGTGGACAGCTGCAACGAG GCTCTGGCGCTGGACAAAGGCAACACCAAGGCTCTTTTCCGCAGGGCGCAGGCCTGGCAGGGCCTCAAGGAGTACAACCAAGCTATG ACTGATCTGAAGTCAGCTCAGGGAATAGCTCCAGAGGACAAAG CCATCAGCAACGAGATGAAGCGCGTGCAGCTTCAAGTCCAGCAGGAAAAAGAGCGAGAAAAGAAAATCTACGCCAAAATGTTTGCCTGA
- the etfdh gene encoding electron transfer flavoprotein-ubiquinone oxidoreductase, mitochondrial: MFPATRYSSKAHRCIRALKTAQVEHASPQLYTTLHRRSCSSVSTPRITTHYTIHSRDKDPRWEGVEMERFTDEADVVIVGGGPAGLSAAIRLKQLANEQEKELRVCLVEKASQMGAHTLSGACLEPSALHELFPDWKERGAPLNTPVTEDVFNILTEKHRIPVPMLPGLPMRNHGNYVVRLGNFVRWLGEQAEELGVELYPGYAASEVLFHEDGSVKGIATNDVGIAKDGSPKDNFERGMELHAKVTLFGEGCHGHLAKQLYKKFNLRENCEPQTYAIGLKEVWTIDEKKWRPGRVEHSVGWPLNRNTYGGSFLYHLNEGEPLVALGFVVGLDYSNPYLNPFREFQRWKHHPFVTPTLEGGHRIAYGARALNEGGFQSVPKVTFPGGLLIGCSPGFMNVPKIKGTHTAMKSGMLAAEAIFPRVMAVAEGGESETAGLHIPEYAEALKVSWVWKELHAVRNIRPSFHNYFGLYGGMIYTGIFYWILRGKEPWTLKHCGRDADQLKPAKNCTPIEYPKPDGKISFDLLSSVALSGTNHEGDQPAHLTLMDDSVPVDRNLAIYDGPEQRFCPAGVYEYVPVESGDGMRLQINAQNCVHCKTCDIKDPSQNINWVVPEGGGGPAYNGM; encoded by the exons ATGTTCCCTGCTACCAGATACTCGAGTAAAG CCCACAGGTGTATCAGGGCTTTGAAGACTGCGCAAGTAGAGCATGCCTCACCTCAGCTGTACACCACGTTACACAGACGGAGCTGCTCCTCGGTTTCCACGCCTCGCATCACAACACACTACACCATCCACTCCCGGGACAAAGATCCAAGATGGGAGG GCGTGGAAATGGAAAGGTTTACGGACGAGGCGGACGTGGTGATCGTCGGCGGTGGTCCCGCCGGTCTTTCGGCCGCCATTCGCCTGAAGCAGCTGGCTAACGAGCAGGAGAAGGAGCTGCGCGTGTGCCTGGTGGAGAAGGCGTCTCAAATGGGGGCGCACACGCTCTCGGGGGCCTGCCTGGAGCCCAGCGCGCTGCACGAACTCTTCCCCGACTGGAAGGAACGAGGG GCTCCTCTCAACACACCAGTGACCGAGGATGTCTTCAACATTTTGACAGAGAAGCACAGGATCCCCGTTCCCATGTTACCAG GTCTGCCCATGAGGAACCATGGCAACTACGTCGTGCGTCTGGGCAACTTTGTCCGCTGGTTGGGCGAGCAGGCCGAGGAGCTCGGAGTGGAGTTGTATCCTGGTTACGCCGCCTCCGAG GTTTTGTTCCACGAAGACGGGAGCGTCAAAGGAATTGCCACCAACGACGTCGGCATCGCCAAAGACGGCTCGCCAAAG GACAACTTTGAGCGGGGGATGGAGCTCCACGCGAAGGTGACGTTGTTTGGAGAGGGATGTCACGGCCATCTCGCCAAGCAGCTATACAAGAAGTTCAACCTGCGCGAAAACTGCGAGCCGCAGACGTACGCCATCGGCCTCAAGGAG gtGTGGACGATTGACGAAAAGAAGTGGCGTCCTGGCCGCGTGGAGCATTCGGTGGGCTGGCCTCTCAACCGGAACACGTACGGCGGTTCCTTCCTGTATCATCTCAACGAAGGAGAGCCTCTGGTGGCTCTGGGCTTTGTG GTGGGTCTGGACTACTCCAACCCTTACCTGAACCCCTTCCGGGAGTTCCAGCGGTGGAAGCATCACCCTTTCGTCACACCCACGCTGGAGGGAGGCCACAGGATCGCATACGGCGCCCGCGCCCTGAATGAGGGCGGCTTCCAG TCTGTTCCTAAAGTGACGTTCCCAGGCGGCCTTCTTATTGGCTGCAGCCCCGGCTTCATGAACGTGCCAAAAATTAAAGGCACCCACACGGCTATGAAGAGCGGTATGCTGGCAGCGGAGGCCATTTTCCCACGAGTGATGGCGGTGGCCGAGGGGGGAGAGTCGGAGACGGCAG GTCTGCACATTCCCGAGTACGCCGAAGCCCTGAAGGTGTCGTGGGTGTGGAAGGAGCTCCATGCTGTGAGGAACATCCGTCCGTCCTTCCACAACTACTTCGGCCTGTACGGCGGCATGATCTACACGGGTATCTTCTATTGGATCCTGAGGGGCAAAGAGCCGTGGACGCTCAAGCACTGTG GCCGTGACGCCGACCAGCTGAAGCCGGCCAAAAACTGCACACCCATCGAGTATCCCAAGCCTGACGGAAAGATCAGCTTTGACCTGCTGTCCTCTGTGGCGCTCAGTGGCACAAACCACGAAGGAGACCAGCCCGCACACCTGACTCTCATGGACGACAGCGTGCCCGTCGACAGGAACCTCGCCATCTATGATGGGCCCGAGCAGCGCTTCTGCCCCGCAG GCGTGTACGAGTACGTTCCCGTGGAATCGGGCGACGGCATGCGGCTGCAGATCAACGCTCAGAACTGCGTACACTGTAAGACGTGTGACATCAAGGACCCCAGCCAGAACATCAACTGGGTGGTCCCGGAGGGCGGAGGCGGACCGGCCTACAACGGAATGTAA